From the genome of Psychroserpens ponticola, one region includes:
- a CDS encoding T9SS type A sorting domain-containing protein, giving the protein MNTKHIIFTIGFFWTTLMFAQETHIYTYDAYNRLITVENDTSTKNYQYDIMGNRISTTTSSATLNIEDNNIIYTLTIHPNPTDSKVYLTNNKNLTIKNISIYSIDGRLIRVIYKNFETIDISNISSGLYLFEIVTDKGNVVERIIKE; this is encoded by the coding sequence ATGAACACTAAACATATAATATTCACAATTGGTTTTTTTTGGACGACACTTATGTTTGCCCAAGAGACTCACATATACACTTATGATGCTTATAATAGACTAATAACTGTAGAGAATGATACAAGCACTAAAAATTATCAATATGATATAATGGGTAATAGAATAAGCACTACTACTTCATCAGCTACTTTAAATATAGAAGATAACAATATAATTTATACGTTAACTATACATCCTAATCCAACAGATTCTAAAGTTTATTTAACGAATAATAAAAACTTAACAATTAAGAACATTTCTATCTATAGTATAGATGGAAGGTTAATTAGAGTTATTTACAAAAATTTTGAAACTATAGATATTTCTAATATCTCATCAGGACTTTATCTCTTTGAAATAGTTACAGATAAAGGAAATGTTGTCGAACGGATAATAAAGGAATAA
- a CDS encoding RHS repeat-associated core domain-containing protein, translating to MRQLLVAISLVCCVCLGFSQNANITQIEFFYDTDPGFGNANQLSFAQDDQVELNFSLDISNLSPGIHSMYVRAKDEFNNWSLYTKKNLFVISGNQATPLIVEVEYFWDTDPGFGNGINLAISSSTTVDQNFTIPINNLSAGIHSLYVRSRDAYNRWSLYTKKNIFIINGSEAIPNIVALEYFFNEDPGLGNATPLSITAATAINENFVIPLAGLTQGNHELYVRAQDAYGRWSLYSQDTVVLGDWNCAYTDTPSTHIAFDAVTDLCGRGILDNDGEAEPDNILNRAELAKLAYLGIGLNDTNSYANVFPSPFNDLQKEDIWYYSFAKNVSYLEFDDHKSPFDRNFFNFKPSDGITKAHTLKVFLEAFNIDETDNTGTTSYTDLDPTHEAYNYIIKAYDLGIIEDNVDNLFHPDDTTIRREAFIMLHRMLTVLALPIPTITDDSFFSPGNYTPETFSTYNALHSGNFNHYTKTSFAISSVGIPLSFEHTYNSYLSEMPPQFTPIKPLGNLWSHTYNSYITEIEGDVQYPDDFRVVVALPNSGFHVYKLDGGNYTSVTNGVYNTLEKPTTSTFTITTKNQIVYTYEKIAGTASNFPYVLVSIQDRNSNTIAVNYEVSQNPNTPNFQRIKEVVGTAGRKLLFSYHANSDVINDIEDPLNRKVFYTYDDSKLIEFKDAKNQSTIYTYGLDYEKDLLMSIQLPKGNIVTNTYENKKLMSSQTNGNQPTNFVYNQNYGQTGIEDFTNTTVTNPNGQVTNIDYNKFGYPNTIEKDTNIDVSIGYDDMHVSKPNDITINNKNATLNYDEQGNLTLMSLPIGVSHSYTYNANSDITQYTDPLGENYSYNYDGNGNLTTITTPRGSTSLTVNNLGLVTQSQNPENITTTYSYDNYGNTISTNAPEGISTSATFDAASRLLSFTNPNGFNSNYSYDNNDNLLQETFNTQTTQYSYDPNDNMTQIKNANNRNTVLTYDFENDFLENVAFEGAEDAYTYYPDGKMETYVNPNGITFTYTYDADGRLSTVNGGSDTVNYTYDSNNNITQISNSNGATNYSYDLLNRITSITDYFGNIVSYEYDLNSNVTKLIYPDNKEVIYTYYSDNLLHTVEDWNNQVTTYTYRNDALLTKVEYPNGTYCDYSYDSAGRMTNISWKKTDTSEFIKYDFTLDPIGNHLTETKWEPYTSTGEANETIGYSYNNANRIQTAGSDSFTFNTNGNTTNKTSNIYTYDVYDRLTNVSGTTTAQYEYDANGNRTKSVVNGEEKRFVLNSLGMSNVLGEANSSNTIQNYYVYGLGLISRIDDSNQTNYYHYDFRGSTIAMTDASETITHKYQYDEFGNLQQSDEADYNAYRYVGKYGVSHESDDLYFMRARFYDPTIGRFLSEDPIWSTNLYPYADNNPVTGIDPKGENVINVVTGIISITNQTISSANSKDNIEGALNTLGLITNLADETSKLSGKFSGVSDNLGIAGTVFSFGTNIYVNHREGLGYQTIPKSLIQTGISGLSWGLWDGEEIFEISEYIGNDMAKDIFKLSHSRLTYEIEYQKKLNKMLDQ from the coding sequence ATGAGACAGTTACTAGTAGCAATTAGTCTTGTTTGCTGTGTGTGTTTAGGGTTTTCGCAAAACGCAAACATAACACAAATAGAGTTTTTTTATGATACAGATCCTGGTTTTGGAAATGCAAACCAACTTAGCTTTGCCCAAGACGATCAGGTAGAGTTAAATTTCTCCTTAGATATTAGTAATTTATCTCCTGGCATACACAGTATGTATGTTAGAGCAAAAGACGAATTTAATAACTGGAGCTTATACACTAAGAAAAACCTATTTGTTATTAGTGGCAACCAAGCGACACCTCTTATTGTAGAAGTAGAATACTTTTGGGATACAGATCCAGGTTTTGGCAATGGAATAAACTTAGCTATTAGCTCAAGTACTACAGTTGATCAAAACTTTACAATTCCTATTAATAATTTATCAGCAGGTATTCATAGTCTCTATGTAAGAAGTAGAGATGCATATAATCGCTGGAGTCTATATACTAAAAAAAATATTTTTATTATAAACGGAAGCGAAGCAATACCTAATATTGTGGCTTTAGAGTATTTTTTTAATGAAGATCCTGGTTTGGGTAATGCAACACCTTTATCTATAACAGCTGCTACAGCCATAAATGAAAATTTTGTAATACCATTAGCTGGCTTAACACAAGGTAATCACGAATTATATGTTAGGGCTCAAGATGCTTATGGACGTTGGAGTTTGTATAGCCAAGATACAGTTGTTCTTGGTGATTGGAATTGTGCTTATACAGACACACCATCTACCCATATTGCTTTTGATGCAGTAACAGATCTTTGTGGACGAGGAATTTTAGATAATGATGGAGAAGCAGAACCAGATAATATATTGAATAGAGCAGAGCTAGCTAAATTAGCTTACCTTGGCATTGGTTTAAATGATACTAATTCTTACGCCAATGTTTTCCCTTCTCCTTTTAACGACTTACAAAAAGAAGATATTTGGTATTACAGCTTTGCGAAAAATGTATCTTATTTAGAGTTTGACGACCATAAATCACCGTTTGATAGAAATTTTTTCAACTTTAAGCCTTCTGATGGTATTACAAAAGCGCATACACTTAAAGTGTTTTTAGAAGCTTTTAATATTGATGAAACTGATAATACAGGAACGACTTCATATACAGATTTAGACCCTACTCATGAAGCTTATAATTATATAATTAAGGCTTACGATTTAGGAATTATAGAAGATAATGTAGATAATTTATTTCACCCAGACGATACCACTATAAGACGAGAAGCTTTTATAATGCTACATAGAATGCTAACTGTCTTAGCATTACCAATTCCAACAATAACAGATGACTCTTTCTTTTCTCCAGGAAATTATACACCAGAAACTTTTAGTACTTACAATGCCTTACATAGTGGTAATTTTAATCATTATACAAAAACTAGCTTTGCTATAAGTAGTGTTGGTATTCCTTTGAGTTTTGAACATACATACAATTCTTATTTGTCTGAAATGCCTCCACAATTTACACCTATAAAGCCTTTAGGGAACTTATGGTCACATACTTATAATTCATATATAACTGAAATAGAAGGTGATGTTCAATATCCTGACGATTTTAGAGTTGTTGTTGCTTTGCCAAATAGTGGTTTTCACGTATATAAATTAGATGGAGGAAATTATACGAGTGTAACTAATGGTGTTTATAATACATTAGAAAAACCTACTACAAGTACTTTTACAATTACCACCAAAAATCAAATTGTATATACCTATGAAAAAATAGCAGGAACGGCCTCTAACTTCCCATATGTTTTAGTAAGTATTCAGGATAGAAATAGTAACACAATAGCTGTTAATTATGAAGTGTCACAGAATCCTAACACACCAAATTTTCAACGTATAAAAGAAGTTGTAGGAACTGCTGGCAGAAAGTTGCTGTTTTCGTATCATGCTAATTCAGATGTAATAAACGATATAGAAGATCCTTTAAACAGAAAAGTGTTTTATACTTATGATGATTCTAAACTTATTGAGTTTAAAGATGCTAAAAATCAATCCACTATTTATACTTATGGTTTAGATTATGAAAAAGATTTGCTTATGAGTATACAATTACCAAAAGGTAATATTGTAACAAATACTTATGAGAATAAAAAATTAATGAGTAGTCAAACAAATGGAAATCAGCCAACCAATTTTGTTTATAATCAAAATTATGGTCAAACAGGAATTGAAGACTTTACTAATACAACAGTTACAAATCCAAATGGACAAGTAACAAACATAGATTACAATAAGTTTGGTTATCCAAATACAATTGAAAAGGATACAAATATTGATGTTTCAATTGGTTATGATGACATGCATGTTAGTAAACCTAATGATATTACTATTAATAATAAAAATGCGACACTTAATTACGATGAGCAAGGTAATTTAACATTAATGAGCCTTCCAATAGGTGTTTCGCATTCTTATACCTATAACGCTAATAGTGATATTACGCAGTATACAGATCCGTTGGGAGAAAACTACTCTTATAATTATGATGGAAATGGTAATCTAACAACCATTACTACACCTAGAGGAAGTACATCTTTAACTGTAAATAATTTGGGCTTAGTAACACAATCTCAAAACCCTGAGAATATAACAACAACATATTCCTATGACAATTATGGAAATACTATTTCTACCAACGCGCCAGAAGGTATAAGCACAAGTGCAACGTTTGATGCGGCAAGTCGATTATTATCATTTACTAATCCAAATGGGTTTAACTCAAATTATAGTTACGATAATAATGATAATCTATTGCAAGAAACATTCAATACACAAACCACACAATACTCTTATGATCCAAATGACAATATGACTCAAATAAAAAATGCTAATAACAGAAACACTGTATTAACATACGATTTTGAGAATGATTTTCTAGAAAATGTAGCCTTTGAAGGAGCAGAAGATGCATATACATATTATCCTGATGGTAAAATGGAAACCTATGTGAATCCTAATGGAATTACATTTACTTATACTTATGATGCCGACGGAAGATTATCTACAGTAAACGGAGGAAGTGATACAGTTAATTACACCTATGACAGTAATAATAATATTACGCAAATAAGTAATTCTAATGGAGCTACAAATTATAGTTACGATTTACTAAATAGAATTACCTCAATAACTGACTATTTTGGGAATATTGTTAGCTATGAATACGATTTAAACTCAAATGTTACTAAGCTCATTTATCCTGATAATAAGGAGGTAATTTACACGTATTATTCCGATAATTTATTACACACAGTTGAGGATTGGAATAATCAAGTTACAACGTATACTTATAGAAATGATGCGTTGCTCACTAAAGTTGAATATCCAAATGGTACGTATTGCGATTATAGTTATGATAGTGCTGGACGAATGACTAATATCTCTTGGAAAAAAACAGATACAAGTGAGTTTATTAAGTATGATTTCACTCTAGATCCAATAGGAAATCACCTGACAGAAACGAAATGGGAACCTTATACCTCTACAGGTGAGGCAAATGAAACCATAGGTTATAGTTATAATAATGCCAATAGAATACAAACAGCTGGAAGCGATAGTTTTACTTTTAATACCAATGGTAATACAACTAATAAAACAAGTAATATTTATACCTATGATGTCTATGATAGACTTACAAATGTTTCTGGAACGACAACTGCTCAATATGAATATGACGCTAATGGCAATCGTACAAAAAGTGTAGTAAATGGTGAGGAAAAACGTTTTGTTTTAAACTCTTTAGGAATGAGTAATGTTCTAGGAGAAGCTAATAGCAGTAATACCATACAAAACTATTATGTATATGGTTTAGGTTTAATTTCAAGAATAGATGATAGTAACCAAACCAACTATTACCATTACGATTTTAGAGGAAGTACAATTGCAATGACAGATGCAAGTGAAACCATTACTCATAAATACCAATATGATGAATTTGGTAACTTACAACAAAGTGATGAAGCCGATTATAATGCGTATCGTTATGTAGGTAAATATGGTGTGTCTCACGAAAGTGATGATTTATATTTTATGCGTGCACGTTTTTACGATCCAACAATTGGACGCTTCTTAAGTGAAGATCCTATTTGGAGCACAAATTTGTATCCTTATGCAGATAATAATCCTGTTACTGGGATTGATCCTAAAGGTGAAAATGTTATAAATGTTGTTACAGGTATTATTTCAATTACCAACCAGACTATTAGTTCAGCAAACTCTAAAGATAATATTGAAGGAGCTTTAAATACTTTAGGCTTAATAACAAACTTAGCAGATGAAACAAGTAAATTATCAGGTAAATTTTCAGGAGTTAGTGATAATTTAGGTATTGCTGGAACTGTTTTTTCATTTGGTACTAATATCTATGTAAATCATCGGGAAGGGTTAGGTTATCAAACAATACCTAAATCCCTTATTCAAACTGGTATATCTGGTCTTTCTTGGGGTTTATGGGATGGAGAAGAAATTTTTGAAATTTCGGAATATATTGGAAATGATATGGCTAAAGATATATTTAAATTATCTCATTCAAGATTAACTTACGAAATTGAATATCAAAAAAAATTAAATAAAATGTTGGATCAATAG